A window of Seriola aureovittata isolate HTS-2021-v1 ecotype China chromosome 17, ASM2101889v1, whole genome shotgun sequence genomic DNA:
ttgtctttttccaTTTATGTTAAGTATTATTGTATACTTAATATTCTATTTATTGTAAGCCAGccatatttctgtatttgtttgtggCCCTGTGTGGGCTAGTTTTATTCTAACACAAAGACAGTATTATATGATTGGTCATTTACTTTTTGAGTAAgctgattttctttcatttataaCTTATTACTCActactttttaaaaagctaTTTGCACACAGACAGTGATAGACATAAACTTTctttaatatgtttaaaaagtGCTGTAATTTGAAAGTGTAACGGGAGCTCGTGCTTTTCTTATTGTGACTGACTTGACACGAGCTGATTGGGTTGGTTCATTTCTGCAGCAAAAGAGGAAGTTGCGAAGCGAACCTTGTTACCAACAAGCTAGCTATAATCTTGAGCCGCCCAAAGCATCGAAAAGGGGAATAACAGGAACAGGCGCGCATAGTATTATATATTTAGTGTTCTCACAAATTTGTCAGTTATATAACTTGGGTGTGCACATTCACTcgttttaaaattttaaacGGTAGAGGCAAGTTGTCGTGACCAACAGCCCTGGAAGCATGTCTACGTTTGACAGCAAGCTAACGAAAATTACACCTTCATCCTTCTAGAAAAGCTAACGAGTTAGCCATCCGCTGCAACGTTAGCAACTGGGTAACTTAGCCTCGAAACGCTTGATATAGAAAGCTAATTAACGTTGCACATTTCTCCGGTGTCGGAGCCAGTGTTAGATGTTCCACAAAACAAGATTTCTATATTTAACTTACCGGTAAATGGAATTATACGACAATGCAGCTAATCTACCGATTCGAGATAGCTGATTCAATGTTAAGACTATGTACTTGGTAAGCGAAAAGCGTTTTATTATAGGGTGGTAAATTTAACTCAGTGTTTAACGTCGTTTTTGCAAGCAGAGTCAACGACTCCGACCTTTGCTAGCtagttgtgtgtgtattatcGACCAAAGCAGACGAGTAGACCATGACGAGCCCCCTCTGCGGTTACGTTAGCCAGCAACAccttagctaacgttagctacagAACTGGCTAGTCAGGTAGCTAATGTTGGCTCTTTACTGTAATTAACACGAGACTAAGAAAACTGAAGAAAGCATCTGAGCCAATTAAACATGGTAAGTATAATTTGACGCGTATTTTTTACCTAGTTATTCACATTGTTGTCCTGTCGGATTTGCTAATGGCTAATGTGGTGCAAGAGCTTTTGATTCGTATATTTGAACAGGAAGACCTAACGTTATGATAATAATGCTTTCAAATTTCTTAACATATAGCTAATAGCGTATGCAAATATGCACTATGGTCCTGTATGTCTGTTAAGCCACATAACGGTTTGTGGGAGGCCAGGTATTTCACGGGATGTGACAGCTTGTTAAGCCATTTCGCGGAACAAGACGCCCATCTTGCAAAACCGAATATTTGCTTTGAGTAGTGTTAAGCCTCGGCAAGTTGTGGCTTATTTGAGGAATTTAGACCCGCCTGCCACAGGAGCTGCTCTTTAAAGTCTCTATTTGCTATCTCTTTTTTGCCAGGCAGGGCCCAACTTCCGCCACCTGTCAAAGCGTGGTACAGCACAACCGACTTGTTTTAATTACAGCTTGATTTAAATTGTGTATGGCTAAGACTAAAATTTTCATGCAATCATCAATGCTGAACCATCTCAGCTAGTCGGACTGCAGTTGTGAACTATATTTCCATGATATAATCTGAAAAAAGGGTCAGTAATGATATATGTGCAATGATAAACTAAAGCTCTGTACAGGCATGCACACGTGAAGATACATATCCAGCCCAGTAAGTGATTCACCTGAGCAAAATGCTGCATACACCTGTAAGCACTAACTTGTGAAAGATCTTCTCTTGAAATCAGTCTACAGGACCACATGTTgatatattgtgtatatattttttttcatggttaTGAGAAAAGAACAGTGATTTGGTTGTACATATTGTTTAATAGATGGTCTAGATGTGCATTTTGTATTTAACTTTACCTTTTATTATCCTCTAGGCTTCAGAGGAGTCATCGCTGCGTGCACTGGAGAGTCTTATGACGGAGTTCTTCCACAGCTGCACGACCAATGAGCGAAAGAGAGAAATAGGTAAGTTTGGCCTTGTAAAACCTACCTCTGCCCCTTAGAAGTAAGAACATGATCCATAAGTATTTTCAGGTTTGTGCTTCCACCAATGTGGTTTGCATAGATACAACATAGGACTTGTATCTAGAACAatgaagagggaagaagaaaattGAATTTAAGTCTGAAAAAACTAATTTGACAGTCTTTTTCGTAAAGGGCAGTTTACTATCCTATTAACTGAGGCAAGTTTTATTCAAAGTGAAATAGATCAATTTGTGCATctcattttgttatttgtaaAAGCATGTCTTCACatctttgaatatatatttttgaaatagTAAAGGTTTTTCCCATGAGATACTGTATCCCAAAGTCTCTGTAACATACTGTAATGCAGGGTTAGAGTTTGTCACTTTGGAGTGTTTTGTGACCTAAAATCAATTGATTTCTATTAAAGGTGTCAATTTTTTATACACTTCCTGTGTTGTGACGCATTACTTTCGGTCTGTCTGCAAGTGAAGCCTACATTGTCATGTACTTCTGTCAGTGATCATACCTACTTCCTTTTTTCTGCAGAAGAGCTGCTAAATAACTTCGCACAGCAGACTGGAGCGTGGCGGCACTGTTTGTTCTTCCTTTCCAATACTCGGAATGAGTACGTAATGATGTACAGCCTCACAGTATTTGAAGTAAGTGCTGTAGGTGggaaatacacattttcagtttacagtagTGTCCAAGGCCttctttacctttttatgcttcGAAAATAAGACAGTACCCAGAGAAATATATTGCTAAATAGGTACTGAATATATTACATGGTAAAGAATTTGTTtcattctgtttgtctgtttcctcaTTTCTTTAATTCTACAAAACAAGTTAGCTGACAGTGTAATACATATTTTATGGGATAAAAGACTGCACATCCTGTGACCCTAGTGACATACTTTCACTGTCTTTTACATATGTTATACCCCTTTTGCACCAAAATTAGTATGTATATATCCACTGCCAGTAGACGACTTtgcctctctgtttttttgttttttctttcatgttcaACGACACAAATGtgctctaaaacagtagaaAGCAGCATGGAGGCTTTACAATGTTACAGCAGTTacttttttatatcttttaatgCAGTCTCCTCAAACTCACCACAGACTGAACAAGGTTGTtggtgtgaaatgtttttcatacaGTTATAATATAACTGCCCGTAGGTAGTGCGCTCATCATGTTTCATCGGTGTTCTTGAATAAGCTGGTAGAGCCTGAGACTCATACACTACAGAAGGGGTAGTCATAGCAACTTCACGCAGTTAAAGCAACATCATATCTGTGTgatggaaaagaggaaaattagCATGTCCACCCAGGTTTTATGTTTCCATCTCTGATTGTCACTGGAGCCAATAAATACCCGTGAAAACTACAGAATCAATTCTGATTATATAATTTCCCACTGAGGACAAAAGGCAGATGTTATAGGGTGTCGGTGGGTTTTTTGTCCAATGTGAAAGGGGCTTAAGATGTGTATGCTTAGATTTAGGTGTTTTATTTGCAGCATTGAGTTTGTAGTTGAAGGTGTGTTAGTTAATGTTTTTCAGTGGACActatatcatttaaaaaaatctttcttgATCAACAAAGATATTACTGAACACGCACAcaattattgagaattattacaaaatatttgTCTGTATACATCTGTCGCTTCTTGAGACACAGTTTTGACAGCTGATTGTTACTTTTTACTTTCAGAACCTGGTGAACAAGATGTGGATTGGCATTGCTTCACAAGACAAGATGGAGATTCGCAGCTGTCTTCCCAAACTCTTACTTGCTCAGCACAAATCTGTGCCCTATTTCATCCGTAACAAACTCTGCAAAGTCATCGTGGACATTGGTCGCCAGGACTGGCCAATGTTCTACCATGATTTCTTTACAAACACCCTTCAGGTAAGCTCTGATGATGTTGTTTAtactataaaaatgttttgtgcaaGTTTAATCCTCATCAGTAACTCAGTGCTGGTTGATGTGTTCTTAAATGCTTAACAGAAGTTGAGACTAAGACCAAGAAAAACATAGCTTCTCTTACAGTGAACATGTGCTTTTTGATGATGTGAAATTGCACTAAAAAGCACCTCTCTCCCTTAACCTGTTGCATGTGTCAAATTTATTTATGCAGCATTTCAGACTTACTTTTTCTATTAATTTAACATATTGTATTATTGCAGATAGTTTGGATTATTGCTCCAGAGCACAGAAAAAGAGCTTTGGTGTTTGACAATATTGAATCATCAAAGAGCGACTGAAACAGTTtcctttcattttgaaattaaatggcAATCAATCAGAAAAGTCAAGAGTCAACAATATTGGAGGTGATAAAATTAAATCAAGAATGGAATATGAATGTTCCCAAATTTGTGTTGTGATTATGTTTTTCGAGGTTTCcacagttttaatttaaaaaacatctcCCCAGTTACTGTACAGCACCAGATTATGAGCATAAAAGTAGTGGAGGAAACAAACTACAAGATTTCCCTCAGGAAATGTTTCGGCCATTTAGTTAGTAAATTTAAGCCTAAATGGGCACTCTCATTATGTGAATGGCTTTTGCAGTGTGAAggttaatgtttcatttcataagTATATTAattgtaaaatactgtatgttagcAGAGGCCGTCTTTGTTTTAGACAAGATTTCCCACCTCcaatataaaacatgaagccCTGAACTGTCAACCACACCAAATAGTAAAGGCTAACAGAGGATGCTATATTTAAATACTctattatttactatttattgCATCCTGGCGTAAAACAGTTTGGAAACTGTTTGACCTGTAGGTAGAGAACAAACTTCATTAATCTTTATCAACTGTCAATCTGTTGTGAACTGCAGCTGATCCAGTCTCCAGCTCTGGCTCAGTTGGGGTTGGTGATGTTGAAAACCACATCAGAGGAACTTGCATGTCCTCGAGAAGACCTGAGTGTCGCCAGGAAAGATGAGCTGCGTAAACTTCTGCTGGAGCAGGTACCAACCGTGCTTGGACTGTTAACGGGTGAGAACAACTTTTAATACTTTGTGCAATATACGCAATACAGCGATAAAACGTCAGTGTTACATGCCACACATTGCAAGGGATGTCAAAGACAGTCTGAAATACAATTCAGTTTTCAGACTGAGGCGCATCTACAGCTAAAGCCACCGATTGTTCAACCAGCTAATTAGGTTTAAATCTGACTTGCAAAACTCAGTCTCCATGGGTCAGGCTGCCAGTCAGAAAAAATGTATAAGTGGAAACCCTTTAGTACATGTGGGTAATTGGGTGTCACTTCTTATTTTACAGGTATCCTGGAGACCTATTGGGACAAGCACAGTGTCATAGCTTCCACCCCTCCGCCCTCACCCACCTCAGGGGAAAGTGGTGAGTGAATCATCCTTTAGTTAGTTAAAACTGCAAATACTTGATAGTACTGTGGTTATAATCTTGGAACAGCTGTTGCTTCTGGTTAATACTGACATTGACTAAAGCATTAATTTTATCAAatggtttgttgtgttttaaccagaccattttgtgtcttttcaatCTATCAGTGGAATTGCTGGGCAGTTTGTTTCAGGGCAGCCAGTATTCAAAGCTGCTTTGCCAGCCCATGGCAACATTGGACAGTGAGAGTCAGCAGCTCTGTTGTCTCGTTTTGGAGTGCCTGGCCCACCTGTTCAGCTGGATCCCTCTGTCCACAAGCATCACACCCACACTGCTGGCAtccattttccattttgcaCGTTTTGGTTGTGATCTTCATACAAAGGCCAAGACAGgatccttcatctcctccaactcctcctctTCTAATGGGCAGCTTAACCCTGGGACAATGCCACCAACATCGAATGGAGGAGGGCGAAATGGACAGCAAAGTGAGGGCAACAAGGTGGATCGTGCCCGACTTGGTGTACTTGCTATGACCTGTGTCAATGAACTGGTGTCAAAGAACTGTGTTCCAATGGATTTTGAGGAGTACCTGCTGCGCATGTTCCAGCAGACCTTCTTTCTTCTGCAGAGGCTGACACGAGAGAATAATGCTCATACAGTCAAGAGTCGCCTACAGGAACTTGATGAGAGGTATGGCACAGTCCAATGGTGTTTGTGCATGCTGTGTTTACAGACTAGAGAAtgtattttgacaattttagcATGTAGTCTCCAACTGATCAGATTTACCTTTGTTATAGTTGAGCCTAATATGCTGTCAGAAGTCGCACTGTGGTATATCTTAGTAGTCCATCTCTGAAAAagagtctttgttttcatcactgCTGTTCACTAGACTGGTTCCATACAGCCATGTACTTCAGCTCTGCCACATGGCTCATTCTGACCTATTCTGTCTGCCTATGTATGTCTCTTTAGTCCCTTTATATACAaactgtacgtgtgtgtctgttggcAGTCCCGGACACAAATCACTGAGCTTCATTTAATCACCTCACCTCATCTATGACATCCTAAACCTTTTATCTAGCAAACTGGATATTTTCATGAGTGGTCCTGCAGTTTGGGAAATTAGATCACCCGGCCTTGGTTcaagaaattatataattattgaCCAGCGTAGACTATATGAAGTAAATTTTAACTGTAACTTTGAGTATGTTCTGTGTTTAataatgtttcctgtttcatctTGCAGTTACTTGGAAAAGTTCACAGATTTTCTGCGCCTGTTTGTCAGTGTTCACTTGAGGCGGATTGAGTCCAGTCCTCAGTTTCCAATTGTAGAGTTTCTTGCCCTGCTTTTCAAATACACCTTTAACCAGGTTATTataattttgatcattttaatgacactttttTATGCAGTACACCACAGGGTCTGGACTTCTACAGATTTCCTGAAAACTTACTTCTCATTGATTTTTCAGCCTACCCATGAAGGCTACTTTGCCTGTTTGGATATCTGGAGTGTGTTTTTGGATTTTCTAACAACCAAAATCAAAAGCAGACtagcagacagagacagtgtcCTGAATAGGTAAGTGGCTGAGAAAAAATTAATTGATGtcaaatattttacaatataGACAATCAGGTGTATAAAATGTCTAATttgttatcatttattttttattgcatctATTTAAAATCGTTATATATTCATTTGGACAGGTACAAAGATGCCTTAGTTCTTCTGTTAAGGGAAGTTCTGAATCGCATACAGTTCAGATACAACCAGGCCCAGTTAGAAGAGCTGGATGATGAGACTCTGGATGATGATGTAAGAACATTTTACACACAGTTTATTTCACGGTCTGTCATTTGCACCTTTTCACTTGATATGTTCAGTACATCTCTTGTAGCCACaacaaatccaaaataaaagtttactATATTACTAGTATGCTAACCCCTTTATTTGGTAACTATAGCAACAGACCGAGTGGCAGAAGTACCTGCGTCAGAGTCTGGAGGTGGTTGCCAAGGTGATGGAGCTGCTCCCATCCCATGCGTTTTCTACTTTGGTAAGAGATCGTTGTCGGTGTCACCTTGACATATAGTGGACATAAGGTTTTTTGGCAtctatgaaatgaaatgtttacagcctcaatacaaatattttttgcaCATGATGGCTTTCCAAAATATTAAAGGAGCAATACTGACAACTCAATGTTATACTGCACCACTTGTGTTAAGGTTGTGCATCATCAGCTCAAACATAGCCATGGTCAACAGTTTTACCACAAGTAATTCTACAATGTTATATTAAACTGCAACCACAGCAGCAATACTTGTTGCTTCATTCTATCTTAACTCATTATTGAAACAGagtccatcatgttaaactgattacaaacacacaatgagATGTCTTAAACTAAAAACCACTGAGGTAGAAGTAGGATGATGAACCCAAACGTTGATCAGTTTTACAGGTCTGACAAGATATTTGAACATGACTTCTCTCGTGTGAAATGTAGAATTATCAGTTTCACTTTTGTCTTTACAAGACTCTTGATTTAGATGAAATTGCACATGAGAGAGGCAATTTTCTTGCAGACTAAAACAGAACACATATCCGGAGTGAAGTTGAGCTGTTTAATAAATTGCTATATCTGGAGAATGCTTTATCATTTTGTATGGAGGTTcataaaacagaaactgaattCTGTAAAATATCATTATGTGAATTAGTTCCTGTTTGGAACCAGTTCCTCCAAACAGATTATGTCTTCTTGATCACTTGTGAACTTGCTTTTGGGTTCTGTGGTAATAACACTGTGTTCTTCTATCACTTCTATCgctattctttttttctctttcaactCTGTATTGTGCGTGTTATGCATTtatctctgctgttttcagtgatgatgatacaataacaagtttaaaaaaaaaaaaaaaaaagagacagttATTTTCACGTGGCTATGggttttattattgtgtgttAAGAGACGTATGGTGACATACCCAGTCTGTGGCAGTGGCAGCCTGCttattcttcctctctttctcaaGTTTCCAGTCCTTCAAGAAAATTTGGACGTATACTTGGGTTTGCAGCAGTTTATTGTCACCACTGGCACAAGTAAGTAACTTTTGCCTTGATTTTTAGAATGTTTTTATCAGCTTCACctcctgtcttttgttttagGTACAGTCACATTGAATGGTGCTAATTCCATAGATTAAAGTGTTTGAATGGCTTGTCATCATTCAGGTCGGAGGCTCAATATCACTGCGGAGAATGACTGCCGTCGACTTCACTGTTCTCTCAGGGACCTCAGCTCCCTCCTTCAAGCTGTCGGACGCTTGGCTGAGCATTTCATTGGAGAAATTTTTGCTGCACGGTTCAGTGACGCCCTCGCAGTGGTGGAGAGGTCAGTGCTCTGCTATTCATCTAAAGCATGAAACATTTATTGTACCTACATCATGAAGCTATATTTGTGTTAGAGAATGTACTTGCAGTATTGTTGCACATTTTTAGTGATTATAACTGAATCTCAAGTCAGACATTGGCTTCTGTCTAAATGATTTAATACTGTTTATATGATACTTTAgtattgattattattaatactaatAGGGAGTTGTGGTGTTTGATGAATGAGTAATGTAGGTGTTTTCTGTTGACTGTTCATTTTGCTTCATTGAAAGagcaaaatataataaaccctttccttctcttttcaaGGTTGGTTGAAGTGACTTGCTACGGCTCTCAGACCAGCCTTTACGACCTGGAGACCGCTGTGCCTTCTGTGCTCAAGCCAGATCTCGTTGACGTGTGAGTATCACGCGTTAAAAGGAAaatttaaccctaaccctttacATGTGACTCATTGGTTACACCTAACAAGACTTTTCTGTTCTGTTATTGACAACAGTATTACGACAAGCGCAAGAGAGGGAACTGTGCGTGTGAACAGTTGCAATGTTTGTGTGAATTCAGACACTTCACAGCATGAATAAAGGCCACAGAAAGGCTATTGTGGCTGTTTGCAGTGTTGGAGAAGTTTCCTCTCGTTCATCAATGTCGGAGCAATTTTGCATAATGAAGTTACAGAATAATTTTATTTCTGGGACTGGCTTGATAGAAATGCAGACCAGTCTGAATATTATTTCTCagaaattgattaaaaataaaattgatattCACATTAATTTAGTAAACACTTCACAAGTGATGCAAATTTGTGTAAACTTTATAAGGAAGAAGCAATGTGTTCACCCCACTGTGATTTAACTGTGTGCTGTTTTGGTTGTTGCAGACATGCACAGGCCCTTGCTGCTTTGCAAGCCTACTCTCACTGGCTTGCACAGTTCTACAGTGAAGTCCACAGTCAAAACCAGAGCCAGTTCATCAACCTCATCACATCAGCAATAGATGCCAGTAGTCCACTCATCACAGCTAAGGTAGcttctctcgctctttcttttGCACTCTCTAATTACACACATGAAAGCTTGCTCTGCAATTTCA
This region includes:
- the xpo6 gene encoding exportin-6; the protein is MASEESSLRALESLMTEFFHSCTTNERKREIEELLNNFAQQTGAWRHCLFFLSNTRNEYVMMYSLTVFENLVNKMWIGIASQDKMEIRSCLPKLLLAQHKSVPYFIRNKLCKVIVDIGRQDWPMFYHDFFTNTLQLIQSPALAQLGLVMLKTTSEELACPREDLSVARKDELRKLLLEQVPTVLGLLTGILETYWDKHSVIASTPPPSPTSGESVELLGSLFQGSQYSKLLCQPMATLDSESQQLCCLVLECLAHLFSWIPLSTSITPTLLASIFHFARFGCDLHTKAKTGSFISSNSSSSNGQLNPGTMPPTSNGGGRNGQQSEGNKVDRARLGVLAMTCVNELVSKNCVPMDFEEYLLRMFQQTFFLLQRLTRENNAHTVKSRLQELDESYLEKFTDFLRLFVSVHLRRIESSPQFPIVEFLALLFKYTFNQPTHEGYFACLDIWSVFLDFLTTKIKSRLADRDSVLNRYKDALVLLLREVLNRIQFRYNQAQLEELDDETLDDDQQTEWQKYLRQSLEVVAKVMELLPSHAFSTLFPVLQENLDVYLGLQQFIVTTGTSRRLNITAENDCRRLHCSLRDLSSLLQAVGRLAEHFIGEIFAARFSDALAVVERLVEVTCYGSQTSLYDLETAVPSVLKPDLVDVHAQALAALQAYSHWLAQFYSEVHSQNQSQFINLITSAIDASSPLITAKVPEKLMLSACHLMVSITSTVRPVFLVTLPAVQNIFNLITTENRTRRLTQEAHVLVCRALSNMLLLPWPNLPENEQQWQTRSSNHASLLTALTREYRILRGTVNITPRQPALDDMKAVIQQTLPVLRDIVDSISGESTKSRQICYQSLQESVQVSLSLFPVFIQQPDVTDEMLAFFLTLFQALRVQMGVAFTGQIIHTFLSMFTREQLAASILQEGSAGCRVVQKFLKILQVVVQEPGQAFKPFLPSILSLCMEQVYPVVAERSSPDVKAEMFELLYQILHQNWRYFFKTSVLTSVQRGAAEDTMENEAQFTAAMQAFGQSFLQPDIHIFKQNLSYLESLNSKHKLYHRKLFRTSMLFHFINVLLQVLLHKSHDLLQEEITLAIYNMASVDFDAFYSAFMPEFLNGCQGVDTSQRAVLARNFKLEQDLPSFTQSVQRLVNDLRYYRLCNSSLPTGTIKL